One stretch of Urocitellus parryii isolate mUroPar1 chromosome 12, mUroPar1.hap1, whole genome shotgun sequence DNA includes these proteins:
- the LOC144249877 gene encoding uncharacterized protein LOC144249877, which yields MRFDPLFPEEFHTEFLEPSVAVASRTPAAVSSSSSLLHSSEQVEDSRVVHVLLEGQSLRETKRIPVTFQETVTSLIRRALDQNLLQHEDVDNFELLYMMSEDEKIKVSDHALVCLSMNLGIQYFIVRKRPQVKGKEFSESTCKSSRPLSHKQVGDTCLIRVHLETQSPEMAKSVLVTCQDRAPVVIRSALDLHFLTEENPEDYELGQIISRRQKLRIPAEANVFYAKNPHKKSNFVLRKRSLSQKNDGWIQPQPPSRPGKKAPALLRMLAKPFCCCVPGRG from the exons atgagatttgatcccctttttcctgaagagttccacacagag ttcttggaaccttctgtggcagtggcatccaggaccccagcagctgtgagtagcagctcctcactgcttcactccagcgagcaggtggaagacagccgcgttgttcacgtcctcctagagggacagagcctgagggagacaaagcgcatcccg gtgacctttcaggagacggtgacaagcctcatccgcagggccttggaccaaaatttgttgcagcatgaggatgtggacaactttgagctgctgtatatgatgtctgaggatgaga aaatcaaggtctctgaccacgcactcgtgtgtctgtccatgaatctgggaatacaatatttcattgtgaggaaacgcccccaggtcaagggaaaggag ttctcagaatcaacctgcaagtcctccaggccgctttcccacaagcaggtgggagacacctgcttaattcgtgtccacctagaaacacaaagtccagagatggccaagagtgttctg gtgacctgccaggatagggctcctgtcgtcatccgcagcgccctcgacctacacttccttactgaggagaatccagaggattatgagctgggccaaatcatctctcgccgtcaga agctgaggattccagcagaggccaacgtattttatgccaagaatcctcacaaaaaatccaactttgtgctgaggaaaaggagcctctcccaaaagaatgatgggtggatccagcctcaacctccctctcgtcctggaaagaaggctcctgccctcctgaggatgcttgcaaaaccattctgctgctgtgtgcctgggcggggctga